From Harpia harpyja isolate bHarHar1 chromosome 19, bHarHar1 primary haplotype, whole genome shotgun sequence, one genomic window encodes:
- the HDHD3 gene encoding haloacid dehalogenase-like hydrolase domain-containing protein 3: MWTKGWCPHPCGASPAQHQLAFSRAPGSHLPVCSRFPLVLSLTKAMLRLRLLTWDVKDTLLRLRQPVGESYAAEARAHGVQVQPEALSRSFQEAYGAQSRHFPNYGRGQGLSSQQWWVDVVKQTFRLSGVHEDGVLTLIAEKLYRDFCSAQNWEVLPGAGETLSRCCQRGFRMGVVSNFDNRLENVLSQCNLRHHFEFVLTSEDVGFAKPDRRIFEKALRLSGVLPEQAAHVGDSYTQDYRAARAVGMHSFLLWAARRGEEPEVPPEHVLPTLTHLLALIEKG, encoded by the coding sequence ATGTGGACAAAGGGCTGGTGCCCACACCCCTGCGGCGCGAGCCCCGCTCAGCACCAACTCGCTTTCAGCAGAGCACCCGGCTCTCACCTCCCTGTTTGTTCTAGGTTTCCCTTAGTCCTGAGCTTGACCAAAGCCATGCTTAGGCTCCGCTTACTAACGTGGGACGTGAAGGACACACTGCTGCGGCTGCGGCAGCCGGTGGGGGAGAGTTACGCGGCCGAGGCCCGGGCTCACGGGGTCCAGGTGCAGCCGGAGGCTCTCAGTCGGTCTTTCCAGGAGGCTTATGGAGCCCAGAGCCGGCACTTCCCCAACTACGGCCGAGGCCAGGgcctcagctcccagcagtgGTGGGTCGACGTTGTGAAGCAGACCTTCAGGCTCTCGGGTGTGCACGAAGATGGAGTCCTGACGCTGATAGCGGAAAAACTCTACCGTGACTTCTGCAGCGCCCAGAACTGGGAGGTGCTGCCGGGAGCCGGCGAGACCCTGAGCCGCTGCTGCCAGCGTGGCTTCCGCATGGGGGTCGTCTCCAACTTCGATAACCGGCTGGAAAACGTCCTCTCCCAGTGCAACCTGCGGCACCACTTTGAATTTGTCCTCACCTCCGAGGATGTGGGCTTCGCCAAGCCGGACAGGAGGATCTTTGAGAAAGCGCTGCGCCTCAGCGGGGTCCTGCCGGAGCAGGCAGCTCACGTGGGGGACAGCTACACCCAGGATTAcagggcagcccgagccgtgggCATGCACAGCTTTCTGCTCTGGGCTGCCAGACGGGGTGAGGAGCCAGAGGTGCCCCCTGAGCATGTCCTGCCCACACTCACCCACCTCCTGGCTCTTATTGAGAAGGGGTAG
- the ALAD gene encoding delta-aminolevulinic acid dehydratase, whose protein sequence is MQADSLLHSGYFHPVLRSWQCTATTFDASNLIYPIFVTDSPDAVEPIPSLPGQARYGVNKLEGMLRPLVEDGLKCVLIFGVPSKVHKDERGSAADAEDTPAIQAIKKIRSTFPELLTACDVCLCPYTSHGHCGILREDGTIQNELSCQRLAEVALAYAKAGCHIVAPSDMMDGRIAAMKAALISNDLGNKVSVMSYSAKFASCFYGPFRDAALSKPAFGDRRCYQLPPGARGLAMRAVDRDVREGADMLMVKPGMPYLDLVRDVKARHPTHPLAVYHVSGEFAMLWHGAQAGAFSLEAAVREAVTAFRRAGADTIITYFAPQLLRWLKEEAAAGRA, encoded by the exons ATGCAGGCAGACTCTCTTCTACACAGCGGCTACTTCCACCCGGTGCTACGCTCCTGGCAGTGTACGGCAACCACCTTCGATGCCTCCAACCTCATCTACCCCATTTTTGTCAC TGACAGCCCTGATGCAGTGGAGCCGATTCCCAGCCTCCCTGGACAAGCCAG GTACGGAGTCAACAAGCTGGAGGGGATGCTGCGTCCCCTTGTCGAAGACGGTCTGAAGTGTGTGCTCATCTTCGGGGTGCCCAGCAAGGTCCACAAG GATGAGAGAGGTTCTGCAGCTGATGCAGAGGACACACCTGCCATCCAGGCAATCAAGAAGATCCGTTCCACCTTCCCAGAGCTGCTAACAGCCTGTGATGTCTGCTTGTGCCCTTACACATCCCACGGGCACTGTG GCATCCTGCGTGAAGACGGCACCATCCAGAATGAGCTCAGCTGCCAGCGGCTGGCAGAAGTGGCACTGGCCTATGCCAAAGCAG GCTGCCACATCGTTGCCCCCTCAGATATGATGGATGGGCGCATCGCAGCCATGAAGGCGGCGCTGATCTCCAATGACTTGGGCAACAAG GTCTCGGTGATGAGCTACAGCGCCAAGTTTGCTTCATGCTTCTACGGTCCCTTCAG GGACGCTGCGCTATCCAAACCTGCCTTCGGAGACAGGCGATGCTACCAGCTGCCCCCAGGCGCCAGGGGCCTGGCGATGCGTGCTGTG GACCGGGACGTGCGCGAGGGAGCGGACATGCTGATGGTGAAGCCAGGGATGCCCTACCTGGACCTTGTGAGGGATGTCAAGGCACGA CACCCCACCCACCCGCTGGCCGTCTACCACGTCTCGGGGGAGTTCGCCATGCTGTGGCACGGGGCCCAGGCCGGGGCTTTCAGCCTGGAGGCTGCCGTCAGGGAGGCGGTGACGGCCTTCAGGCGCGCAG GGGCCGACACCATCATCACGTACTTCGCGCCGCAGCTCCTGCGGTGGCtgaaggaggaggcggcggccggaCGGGCCTGA
- the POLE3 gene encoding DNA polymerase epsilon subunit 3 yields the protein MAERPEDLNLPNAVITRIIKEALPDGVNISKEARSAISRAASVFVLYATSCANNFAMKGKRKTLNASDVLSAMEEMEFQRFVAPLKESLEVYRREQKGKKEARKDKDKKADSEEQDKSREEENDDDDERMEEEEQNYEEEVDN from the exons ATGGCGGAGAGACCGGAGGACTTGAACCTGCCCAACGCCGTCATCACCCGCATCATCAAGGAGGCG cttcctgatggagtaaatatttccaaagaagcTCGGAGTGCAATATCTCGAGCGGCAAGTGTGTTTGTGCTTTATGCAACATCATG TGCAAATAACTTTGCCatgaaggggaagaggaaaacgCTGAATGCCAGCGATGTTCTCTCTGCCATGGAGGAAATGGAATTTCAGCGATTTGTAGCCCCTTTGAAAGAATCACTGGAAG tttataGGCgtgaacagaaaggaaagaaagaagcaaggaagGATAAAGACAAGAAGGCAGACTCAGAGGAGCAAGATAAGAGCCGAGAGGAAgagaatgatgatgatgatgaaaggatggaggaagaagagcaaaatTATGAGGAAGAGGTGGACAACTGA